The following are from one region of the Leptospiraceae bacterium genome:
- a CDS encoding GNAT family N-acetyltransferase, whose translation MKIREIFYSDWNAIMRIQEDSYFAIEPEPVSVLQSKWIFSKETCFVLEEDSEILGYCLAHPWEDNDAPPLYSESLTGSHFTCIFIHDLAVTPRARNRGIGLMGFHYLKEYAIKNKFHFLSLVAIQGAENFWHKLGFQPANIDKSLVSYGETSVYMKLVLPA comes from the coding sequence ATGAAGATAAGAGAAATATTTTATAGTGATTGGAATGCTATTATGCGAATTCAGGAGGATTCTTATTTTGCAATAGAGCCAGAGCCAGTTTCTGTCTTACAAAGTAAATGGATTTTCTCGAAAGAGACTTGCTTTGTTTTGGAAGAGGATTCTGAGATTCTGGGGTATTGTCTAGCTCATCCATGGGAGGATAATGACGCTCCGCCGCTTTATAGCGAATCACTTACAGGCTCTCATTTTACCTGTATTTTTATTCACGATCTTGCTGTTACACCACGAGCGCGTAATCGTGGAATAGGTCTTATGGGATTTCATTATCTGAAAGAATACGCTATAAAAAATAAGTTTCATTTTCTTAGTTTAGTTGCGATACAAGGAGCAGAAAATTTCTGGCATAAACTTGGCTTTCAACCGGCTAATATTGATAAGTCTTTAGTTAGCTATGGGGAGACTTCTGTTTATATGAAATTAGTTCTCCCTGCCTAA